Genomic DNA from Mixophyes fleayi isolate aMixFle1 chromosome 7, aMixFle1.hap1, whole genome shotgun sequence:
TGCAGTACATGCCCTCTGGTAAGGAGCAGGACTTCTCTCCAAAACATTGTCCTTCTTTGATGAACCTTGGCCAAAACCTGACCCCTAGGTCCTTCCAGGTATACAGTACTGGGCAATAAGTGTAAGCCCACAGCCACTGCAAGAACTTCCTCCTGGCTTTCTTCCCTATCTTTATCCTGCCACCATAAGGTGCTTCACCAAGGTCCATCTTCTTCAGCTCAATTGGTAGCATGCCAAGAGCTTTAGTTTTTGTCAATGAATCCTGGGTGGACGTGTTAACAATGTTGGGCAAAACCACTGCCATAAAGTTTGGGTCGAAGTTGCTGCCAAGTTTCTTCCTTAATGCCCTCTCATCCAAGTCTTGCTCTTTGGGATCTTGCTCAGGGTCGGGCTGCTCAATCACAGGTAGGACAGGTAAGTCTCCGCTGGGAGAGGGTCTAAACCTGAGAAACGGCTGGCAGGACCCCTGATGGTGAACTAAAACCAAACAGGAGCAAAGTAGAACTGCCTGCAGCAGATTTATCCTCTTCATGGtttttgtgccccccttcagagAAGAACGAGGTTCTCCCACCCCCCTCCCGCtcgtttaataataataattacaaaaaaaaaataaaaaaaattctagatcttAAAAAGAGAAACAATTTCTAAGAATAATCCAAAGGGATTTTTTTGCAGTATGTGGAAGAGCTGAAAGAACACATGGGTTTTAAGTAAATGTTATTTCCCCACGCAAAATTTGCTTATATTCTCTCCCTGGTCTGTTTTGCAGAGCTCAGAAATAGACACAAAGTCCAGAGAAGAGGCTTTAAATAGATCAGCGGTGTGTGTGACAGACACACAGATGGATATTTTGTatgtgatctccagcc
This window encodes:
- the LOC142097546 gene encoding noggin-2-like — protein: MKRINLLQAVLLCSCLVLVHHQGSCQPFLRFRPSPSGDLPVLPVIEQPDPEQDPKEQDLDERALRKKLGSNFDPNFMAVVLPNIVNTSTQDSLTKTKALGMLPIELKKMDLGEAPYGGRIKIGKKARRKFLQWLWAYTYCPVLYTWKDLGVRFWPRFIKEGQCFGEKSCSLPEGMYCRPHKSVTKLFLRWHCQGWSRQRFCTWIPFQYPILSECKCSC